One stretch of Segatella copri DNA includes these proteins:
- a CDS encoding helix-turn-helix domain-containing protein produces MGGASSAKQHDSADSSTESLHPLSDEHRDFIQKSLDDWCANSGYKDCNVNMLTLSRTLSIPKDELSVYFDQYLKTTFRIWLGDIRFNAAKKMILECPDYSNDIVSAECGFSARTYLYRIFKTKEGCTPTEWREKMAPNVAADDKKQD; encoded by the coding sequence ATGGGGGGGGCATCTTCTGCCAAGCAGCATGACTCCGCTGACAGTAGTACAGAATCTTTACATCCGCTTTCCGATGAGCACAGAGATTTCATCCAGAAGAGTCTTGATGACTGGTGCGCCAATTCGGGCTATAAGGACTGTAATGTAAACATGCTTACCCTCTCCCGAACCCTTTCCATCCCCAAGGATGAGTTATCAGTATACTTCGACCAGTATCTGAAAACCACATTCAGAATATGGCTCGGTGATATACGTTTCAATGCGGCAAAGAAGATGATATTGGAATGCCCAGACTATAGTAATGACATCGTTTCTGCCGAATGTGGCTTCTCAGCCCGAACCTATCTATACCGCATTTTCAAGACAAAGGAAGGTTGTACTCCTACCGAATGGCGGGAGAAAATGGCTCCTAATGTAGCCGCAGATGATAAAAAGCAGGACTAA
- a CDS encoding DUF1016 N-terminal domain-containing protein, whose protein sequence is MTTDNKDNKLSIGSSDYAEILRHAVAVIEHARTEIARHVNGYVSTAYWEIGQMLHERKIESGYGDSVVRRLSADLKERYPKMGVSPRQLWNMKKFYERYAGHDEKVLRSVALLPWSHNLLLLSKGFNDEATL, encoded by the coding sequence ATGACAACAGACAATAAAGACAACAAACTCTCAATAGGAAGTAGCGATTATGCTGAGATACTGCGACACGCTGTCGCAGTAATTGAGCATGCACGGACAGAAATAGCCCGACATGTCAATGGCTACGTATCTACCGCCTATTGGGAGATTGGTCAAATGCTTCATGAGCGCAAGATTGAAAGTGGGTATGGTGACAGCGTTGTAAGAAGATTGTCAGCAGACCTGAAAGAACGATACCCGAAGATGGGTGTTTCACCACGTCAACTTTGGAACATGAAGAAATTTTATGAACGTTACGCGGGACATGATGAAAAAGTGCTACGCTCCGTAGCACTTTTGCCGTGGTCGCACAATCTGCTACTGCTGAGCAAGGGATTTAATGATGAAGCCACGCTATAG
- a CDS encoding virulence RhuM family protein encodes MAKKFEIRNSTAEFLTFVAEGKEQGVQVLYKDETVWATQKAMAQLFDCSTDNIGLHLKNIFKSGELVEDSVTEKNSATAADGKNYMTKFYNLDAIISVGYRVNSIRATQFRQWCTYVIRQFSLRGYIIDKKRMENGSFIGEDYFEHLLAEIREIRLSERRFYQKLTDIYATAVDYNKDAPTTRLFYKKVQNKMHYAVHGHTAAELIVERANAEKEHMGLTTWENAPDGKIVKPDVSIAKNYLKQVELEDMGKLVNSVLDLAERMANRHIPMTMEDWAKRIDIILEAGGDAVLHDSGKVSAEFAKSFAESEFEKYRVIQDKLFSSDFDRFDSSLPFDDDKN; translated from the coding sequence ATGGCAAAGAAATTTGAAATACGAAACAGTACGGCGGAATTCCTGACTTTCGTGGCAGAAGGTAAGGAGCAAGGCGTACAAGTGTTATATAAAGACGAAACGGTATGGGCTACTCAAAAGGCTATGGCACAGCTTTTTGACTGTTCAACAGATAATATCGGATTGCATCTTAAAAACATCTTCAAGAGTGGAGAACTTGTTGAAGATTCAGTTACCGAGAAAAACTCGGCAACTGCCGCAGATGGTAAGAATTACATGACAAAATTCTACAACCTCGATGCAATCATTTCCGTGGGCTATCGTGTCAACTCCATTCGTGCCACTCAGTTCCGCCAATGGTGCACCTATGTCATCAGGCAGTTCTCTTTGCGTGGCTACATCATTGACAAGAAGCGTATGGAGAACGGCTCGTTCATTGGGGAGGACTATTTTGAGCATTTGTTAGCTGAAATACGTGAGATTAGATTGAGTGAACGAAGATTTTACCAAAAGCTCACGGATATATATGCTACAGCTGTTGATTACAACAAAGATGCACCTACCACACGTTTGTTTTATAAAAAAGTTCAGAATAAGATGCATTATGCAGTGCATGGGCATACCGCAGCAGAACTTATAGTGGAAAGAGCCAATGCAGAGAAAGAGCATATGGGACTGACCACTTGGGAGAATGCACCTGATGGTAAAATCGTCAAGCCTGATGTCAGTATTGCCAAAAACTATCTCAAACAAGTGGAACTTGAAGATATGGGGAAACTTGTCAATTCAGTACTTGATTTAGCTGAACGTATGGCAAATCGACATATACCAATGACTATGGAAGATTGGGCAAAGCGTATTGATATTATTCTTGAAGCTGGAGGTGATGCCGTATTACATGATTCTGGAAAGGTTTCTGCTGAATTTGCCAAGAGCTTTGCTGAGTCAGAGTTTGAAAAGTACCGTGTGATACAAGACAAACTATTCAGCTCAGATTTTGATAGATTCGATTCTTCTTTACCGTTTGACGATGATAAGAATTGA
- a CDS encoding PDDEXK nuclease domain-containing protein, with the protein MDYYKRFYLLFPDIQIVNTCVHNLSWSHIRRILSVSDPNARLWYLKTADKDMWSFRALDRNISTQYYERRLAAQREKSALPVDMENSTDPLEYIKNPMMAEFMGFHRDADYNESDFEKALIDNLEKFIMELGRGFAFVERQQHIVTDTDDFYIDLVFYNYRMKRFVIFELKTHKLTHQDIGQLDMYVRMYDDLIKGADDAPTIGVLLCTDTDNTIARYSVLHDNNQLFAAKYMTYMPTEEELRNEIEQQKRFFMEQHGSRNL; encoded by the coding sequence TTGGACTACTACAAGCGTTTCTATCTCCTTTTCCCTGACATACAGATTGTGAACACATGTGTTCACAATCTTAGTTGGTCGCATATACGCCGCATACTTTCTGTTTCAGACCCCAATGCCAGACTTTGGTATTTGAAAACCGCAGATAAAGACATGTGGAGTTTTCGTGCGCTTGATCGTAACATATCCACACAATACTATGAGCGTAGATTGGCTGCGCAACGTGAGAAATCGGCACTGCCGGTAGATATGGAAAACTCAACCGACCCATTGGAATATATCAAAAATCCAATGATGGCAGAGTTCATGGGGTTTCATCGTGATGCTGATTATAACGAAAGCGATTTTGAAAAAGCTTTAATTGACAACCTTGAAAAGTTCATCATGGAACTTGGACGAGGCTTTGCCTTTGTTGAGCGTCAACAGCACATAGTTACTGATACGGACGATTTTTATATTGATTTGGTATTCTACAACTATCGCATGAAGCGTTTTGTCATCTTTGAGCTAAAGACACATAAACTCACACACCAAGATATAGGTCAACTTGATATGTATGTACGAATGTATGACGACCTTATCAAAGGTGCTGATGACGCTCCTACTATTGGAGTGCTGCTTTGCACAGATACCGACAATACGATAGCACGTTATTCTGTACTTCACGACAACAATCAGTTGTTTGCAGCCAAGTATATGACTTATATGCCAACAGAAGAAGAACTGCGCAATGAAATTGAACAACAAAAACGTTTCTTTATGGAGCAGCATGGTTCTCGTAATTTATAA
- a CDS encoding BspA family leucine-rich repeat surface protein, producing MNNKKSTISKQWSYITDLVSTNAVKSRRLSLLMLMLLTLLFVPTRVVAQIDYDTSVKFKALAGNPEGIVGMTYTNLFDGQKTRGNFSMWCCGFINGSSSAYVIFEASKAGVPVGYTITTGDDNASMKGRNPLSWKLYGNNEGKDGNWKLIQEISNDEKLEDKNYASYDFKCEGSTYYKYFKWEITAIHSGKTLQVGEFELKLKTTCSHKNADGSSALGKAIETIEATCVEHGYTTHECSICHSIVKVDNNDELKKHTPTHHVQIDATCTATGKIEYWQCSVCKKLFSDANATTEITDAASLDIPAKGHKYNSEGTCTVCGVVNHRCALFDNLDGITNVTITDNDARYPWQMLNLEADGMKNLGFDIPKGSKGLMSDNYDQESTTSRTVVTFTVEKLILLTFKYLVSSEEDDKATITLDSKTYGTISGIKEIEIKALLSAGKHSLNLSYEKDRMYKKGADRAFIYNLKTATTISDYVAQYDDTNTTLTFKKVTDANISDIVNNSVIVDQYNNVKEICTTLGNVTIKNIVFDESFKTYAPTSLKDFFKNCTALETISNIENLNTANVTNMTSMFDNCQNLSSLNLSKFNTENVTNMSYMFDNCQNLSSLDLSKFNTAKVTNMYAMFTHCQNLSSLDLSKFNTANVTDMSWMFSDCQLSSLDLSNFNTEKVREMYNMFSFCQKLSSLNLTNFNTEKVTNMDYMFNGCSDLTTIYASDKFIIAEFNNGYKMFYGCKLLKGALPKYDENLTSSDYANYVNGYFTKLVGKNGEEKIGAVGDILTADNLTLDDNKDFVVYEPFTAKAASYSREMKTGTTWATLCLPFEVSLENKDFRAFKLLSANEGTNTVELEEITTSIAAGTPVIIKMNEGATELNFSVDNKEIAKEVNTSETENGSYQLQGIYTKKVFDKDADNNCYIVKGDKLMNPAKLLENTNNKTVGSKPFRAYMVDNSTATAAGAKMFSIAIGGGTTAIDSLNTIADDNATYYDLQGNRLNAPQKGINIVKRGSKTMKVIIK from the coding sequence ATGAATAATAAAAAATCTACAATTTCTAAACAATGGTCTTACATAACTGACCTTGTTTCAACTAATGCAGTAAAGAGTCGCAGACTCTCTCTGCTTATGTTGATGTTGCTCACGTTGTTGTTTGTGCCTACACGTGTGGTGGCGCAGATAGATTACGACACGTCTGTAAAGTTTAAAGCCTTAGCAGGTAACCCTGAAGGCATCGTTGGTATGACTTACACTAATCTCTTTGATGGCCAAAAGACACGAGGTAATTTCTCCATGTGGTGCTGTGGCTTTATTAATGGCAGTAGCAGTGCCTATGTCATCTTCGAAGCCAGCAAGGCAGGAGTGCCTGTGGGCTACACCATCACAACGGGTGATGACAATGCAAGTATGAAAGGTCGCAATCCGTTGTCATGGAAGCTCTATGGTAACAACGAAGGCAAAGATGGTAATTGGAAGCTCATTCAGGAGATAAGCAACGACGAGAAGCTCGAGGATAAGAACTATGCTTCGTACGACTTCAAATGCGAAGGTTCTACTTATTATAAATATTTTAAATGGGAAATCACGGCTATTCATAGCGGAAAAACATTGCAGGTAGGCGAGTTTGAACTCAAGCTCAAAACAACCTGTTCGCACAAGAATGCCGATGGTTCGTCTGCCCTTGGCAAAGCTATCGAAACCATTGAGGCTACTTGCGTAGAGCATGGCTATACCACACACGAATGCTCTATTTGTCATTCCATAGTAAAAGTAGATAATAATGATGAGCTAAAGAAGCACACACCCACCCATCATGTGCAGATAGATGCTACATGTACAGCAACTGGTAAAATAGAATACTGGCAGTGCAGTGTGTGCAAAAAACTCTTCAGCGACGCTAATGCTACTACTGAGATTACGGATGCTGCCAGTCTTGATATTCCCGCAAAAGGTCATAAATACAATAGCGAAGGCACCTGTACTGTATGTGGTGTAGTAAACCATCGCTGTGCTTTGTTCGATAACCTGGATGGTATAACCAATGTTACCATTACTGACAATGATGCCAGATATCCTTGGCAGATGCTGAACTTGGAAGCAGATGGAATGAAAAATCTTGGCTTCGATATTCCAAAAGGAAGCAAAGGATTGATGTCGGATAATTATGATCAGGAATCTACTACATCAAGGACTGTAGTCACGTTCACAGTAGAAAAGCTTATATTATTGACGTTTAAGTATCTCGTTTCTTCAGAAGAAGATGATAAAGCCACTATTACTTTAGATAGTAAAACGTATGGGACGATTAGCGGAATTAAGGAAATAGAGATTAAAGCATTATTATCTGCTGGCAAGCATTCTTTGAATTTGTCTTACGAGAAAGACCGTATGTATAAGAAAGGTGCTGACCGCGCATTCATATACAATCTGAAAACAGCAACCACTATTTCTGACTATGTAGCCCAGTACGATGATACGAACACTACATTGACTTTCAAGAAAGTTACTGATGCCAATATATCAGATATAGTAAACAACAGTGTCATTGTAGACCAATATAATAATGTGAAAGAAATTTGCACAACTTTAGGAAATGTTACTATCAAGAATATCGTTTTCGATGAGAGTTTCAAGACATACGCTCCTACATCGTTGAAAGATTTCTTTAAGAACTGCACAGCATTGGAAACAATTTCAAACATTGAAAATTTGAATACAGCGAATGTGACGAATATGACAAGCATGTTCGACAACTGTCAGAACCTCTCTTCGCTCAATCTCTCTAAATTCAACACAGAGAATGTGACGAATATGTCATACATGTTCGACAACTGTCAGAACCTCTCTTCGCTCGATCTCTCTAAATTCAACACAGCGAAAGTGACGAATATGTACGCTATGTTCACTCACTGTCAGAACCTCTCTTCGCTCGACCTCTCTAAATTCAACACAGCGAATGTGACGGATATGTCATGGATGTTCTCTGACTGTCAGCTCTCTTCGCTCGACCTCTCTAATTTCAACACAGAGAAAGTGAGGGAGATGTATAACATGTTCAGTTTCTGTCAGAAACTCTCTTCGCTCAACCTCACTAATTTCAACACAGAGAAAGTGACGAATATGGACTATATGTTCAATGGCTGCTCCGATCTCACAACAATCTACGCCAGCGATAAGTTTATAATAGCCGAGTTCAATAATGGTTATAAAATGTTCTATGGTTGTAAATTGCTCAAGGGTGCTCTTCCAAAGTATGACGAAAATTTGACAAGCAGCGATTACGCCAACTACGTGAATGGCTACTTCACAAAGCTGGTAGGCAAGAATGGTGAGGAGAAGATAGGAGCTGTAGGAGACATACTTACTGCGGATAATCTTACTCTTGACGACAACAAGGACTTCGTGGTTTACGAACCGTTCACAGCTAAAGCCGCCTCTTATAGCCGCGAGATGAAGACTGGCACAACATGGGCTACTCTCTGTCTGCCTTTCGAAGTATCGCTCGAAAATAAGGACTTCCGTGCCTTTAAGCTGCTTTCGGCTAACGAGGGAACTAATACTGTGGAACTCGAAGAGATTACGACAAGCATCGCAGCAGGTACTCCTGTCATCATCAAAATGAACGAAGGAGCCACCGAGCTCAACTTCTCTGTTGACAACAAGGAGATTGCAAAAGAAGTAAATACCTCAGAGACAGAAAACGGTAGCTATCAACTCCAGGGCATCTATACAAAGAAGGTGTTCGACAAGGATGCCGACAACAACTGCTACATCGTGAAGGGCGACAAGCTGATGAACCCTGCCAAACTGTTGGAGAATACCAATAATAAGACTGTTGGCAGCAAGCCGTTCCGTGCTTACATGGTAGACAACTCTACTGCTACTGCCGCTGGTGCCAAGATGTTCAGCATCGCCATCGGTGGCGGTACTACAGCCATCGACAGCCTCAACACTATTGCTGACGACAATGCCACATACTACGACCTGCAGGGCAATCGCCTCAACGCTCCTCAGAAGGGTATCAACATCGTGAAGCGTGGCAGCAAGACAATGAAAGTTATCATCAAATAA